AGGAGGAGCTAAAGAGCGAATTTTTGGTACTCGAAATGCAAGTAGATCGCCTAGCCGACACTCTCAGAACACACAAGTAGCACGAAATGGCTTTTTGCGTCTGGGTGACAGAGGTTCGCAAGTCTATCGATTAATTGAAGATTTACGTTGTGCTGGGTACTATCGTGCGGGTAATGATAGTTACTTTGGTCCAGTGACTCAACGCGCTGTCATCGCATTTCAAAGCGATCGCGGTTTGCTAGCTGATGGTATTGCAGGTTCTCAAACCCAAAAACTCCTGCGTCAAATTAGATCTCGGCGGTGTGGTTAAAAGCGATCTTACAGCATTTCTCAGGGACAACAACCGCTACTAGTGGACTTTAGCTATTAGCCCAGAACTTGAGTTCTGGGCGATCGCTTCAACGACTTTAAATGCACAACAGCTTACCTTCAGATTAGCAACTAAGAAATACGCCACAGCGACGGCGATCGCCTGCGCCTATTATTCCATCTAATGGTGTTTTCATAACGGTATGAACTCCACCAAAAAACATATTTTGCTGATTCCAACTATTGATAGGAAATTCTCCCAAATCTTGCAGCGCATTAATAGTAGATTCAGCTACTCCAAATTCAATATTAAATAAATCGTCTTCCCAGTGGCATCTAGGGCAGGAAATAGCAGATGATAAAGGCATTTTCCAATCTAGTAAATTAGAAATAACTTGTAAAATTGCGGTGCGAATTCTTTTAGATCCTCCAGATCCTAAAACAATTTCTGGTTGACCATCTTTAAGTAAAATAGTGGGAGACATCATGGAAGAAAGGCGGCAGTTTTCCGTCCATTGATGAAATCCAAAAGGATTGAGATCGTCTTCGCCTAACATATTATTCATCATGATGCCAGTATGGGGAATCACATAACCAGAACCTTCCCCATTAGAAGTAGTAACTGTGGCTGCATTTCCTTGTTCATCTAATACACTAATATGAGTGGTACTCCCCCATTTATTAGGCGATCGCTTGAGGGTTTGCAGATAGATTTCTAGATTAGATGATGAGAGAAACTGTTCCGCAATATCTGCTTGATAAATATGTGAATCATAGCTATTTTTTCTAGCTTGATTCGTTATTTTCATGATATTTGCTAATAGTTCCAAATGTTGACTACTGCCAAATTCAAGTTTACTTAAATCAGTCTGAGATAATAATTGCAGAGCAAAGCATAATAGAATTCCTCCCGAACTAGGAGGTGGATTAGTTAATATTTGGCGATCGCGATACTGAGTTACTAAAGGTTTTCTTTCAATTACTTGATAGCTTTTAAGGTCTTCTAAAGTGAGATAACCGCCACTTTGTTGGCAATCTCTAATTAATTCATGAGCGATTTCACCTGTATAAAATTCTTGACAACCGTATTTAACTAGATATTTTAAAGTTTCAGCCAAGTCTTTTAGGACTAAGCGATCGCCTTGCTGTAAAACTTGACCGTTAGGCGCAAAAATTTGTTGAGAATCTTGATTTGATAACGCAATTGGTGCTAATAACTGCAAGCAGTAAGCCGAGAATTCACCAACTTCTACACCTTTTTCTGCATAATTAATCGCTGGTTCGGCTACTATGTGAAACGGCAGTTTGCCTAGTTTTTGATGAACCTGAGTTATCCCTAAAATATTACCTGGGGTAGCAATAGAACCTTTGCCAATATGAAAAGTTTGAATCGCACCACCAAAGTTTAAATTAATGTCGCGAAATTCAACTTCAGATCTAGGTCTTTTTTGCAGAGGAGTTTGGGTAAAAAAATCAAATAGAGTGTTTTCTCCAGCTTCGGTATGTGCTAGTAAAAACCCGCCTCCGGCTGGAGATGTTAGCATTGGTTCGACGACAAATGAAGCCAAAACGGCTGCTGTAGCTGCATCAAAAGCATTACCTCCAAGTTGCAGCATTTCTATCCCAGCAGTAGCGGTTTTCTCATGTCCAGCCGCGATCGCACCATGATTTGTTTGATTCATTAGATTGGTGGCAAAACTCTTGAATAATAAGGGTTATAGATTATTATCTACTGAAAGTAACAAAAGAGAAATAAACCTGATTGACAAACAAAATGCACTACGTTTATATTTGAATTATGCAAACGAATATCAAGCTTTTGATGTTTGTCTCATGTGTACTACCTCCAATTCTCAGATCAATGTTTACCCAGGATTCTGGTTTAGTCATTATCTAGAGGTTGAGGTTTAGCCTATAGATTTAGACTGGTTCAGCATACTAGGTATGCACTGGTTTGAGGGTTAGAGGTAGTGCGTTTGAGACGTTTATCAATCAGCAATGAAGTAGAACAATAGCTGCCTGAAGCGGTATTTCTACTAGTTGTTTGGTGTTCTGATGCTAGTTAACAATATTAAAGGTTACTAGTATGAATGCGAGACAGAAAAGAAGCAAGAAAGCAGAACTTGCTAAAGAACAGGGTTCTTGCTGTTGGTGGTGTCGTTGTCATTTACCATTACACAAGCTAACAATTGACCATTTAAAGCCTAAAAGTAAAGGGGGTTCTAACTCATCAGAAAATCTTAGATTGGCTTGTTTTGAGTGCAATAATTCTCGTGGAAATAGCCTCTATCCACCCGAACGGATATATAAAATTCGTTCCTAAATCCACTTTGGTAAGTAGATATTTACTTTAACCAAGTTTATCTACTTACCTTTGCGGTATTATGGCAGTTCCCCATTAACTGAAGTACAGATTAATTGTCTAAAATTCTTGTGGGATAGGTATCTTATTGGCTTTATCCCACAAATGTATGCAAGGCAAATCAAAACTGCTATAAGTAACTGTAAAAATGCATAAATTTTTGATATTTAAGGATGAAAAACTGCTCCGACGCGCCCTTACTCATAGATCCTATGCTAATGAAAATCCTGGAGATACAGGAGATAACGAACGGCTAGAGTTTTTGGGAGATGCGATTCTGACATTTTTAAGCGGCGAGTATCTTTATCAACGCCACTCGGAAATGGGAGAAGATGAAATGACACGCCGACGTTCGGTACTTGTGGATGAAAAACAGTTGGCTAAATTCGCAATGGAAGTGGGATTAGATTTTAGAATGCGTTTAGGACAAGGATTAAT
This DNA window, taken from Merismopedia glauca CCAP 1448/3, encodes the following:
- a CDS encoding HNH endonuclease; its protein translation is MNARQKRSKKAELAKEQGSCCWWCRCHLPLHKLTIDHLKPKSKGGSNSSENLRLACFECNNSRGNSLYPPERIYKIRS
- the ggt gene encoding gamma-glutamyltransferase, with product MNQTNHGAIAAGHEKTATAGIEMLQLGGNAFDAATAAVLASFVVEPMLTSPAGGGFLLAHTEAGENTLFDFFTQTPLQKRPRSEVEFRDINLNFGGAIQTFHIGKGSIATPGNILGITQVHQKLGKLPFHIVAEPAINYAEKGVEVGEFSAYCLQLLAPIALSNQDSQQIFAPNGQVLQQGDRLVLKDLAETLKYLVKYGCQEFYTGEIAHELIRDCQQSGGYLTLEDLKSYQVIERKPLVTQYRDRQILTNPPPSSGGILLCFALQLLSQTDLSKLEFGSSQHLELLANIMKITNQARKNSYDSHIYQADIAEQFLSSSNLEIYLQTLKRSPNKWGSTTHISVLDEQGNAATVTTSNGEGSGYVIPHTGIMMNNMLGEDDLNPFGFHQWTENCRLSSMMSPTILLKDGQPEIVLGSGGSKRIRTAILQVISNLLDWKMPLSSAISCPRCHWEDDLFNIEFGVAESTINALQDLGEFPINSWNQQNMFFGGVHTVMKTPLDGIIGAGDRRRCGVFLSC